One window of Stigmatella aurantiaca genomic DNA carries:
- a CDS encoding alpha/beta hydrolase yields MGSIHILRDFISPAESFTRTLRIYLPDGYDASSDRRYPVLYMHDGQNVFAHPESSIYDTWCANVALDRLVGEGRLEPWIIVAVDSTLHRLAEYSPWDEPRSQVVARGGEYVRFAVETLKPYIDSHYKTRQGPEWTAVMGSSLGGLMALHLGWTHPELYGRIGGMSPSVMWGYGRMFEQWKRHTRKWSRIYLDAGVHENIDPVGYQMRYGDATRDFYLHLKRLGYADHELFLVLEPEGLHHELDWQRRLPLAMRWLLS; encoded by the coding sequence ATGGGTTCCATCCACATCCTCCGAGACTTCATCTCCCCCGCGGAAAGCTTCACCCGCACCCTGCGCATCTACCTGCCCGACGGCTACGACGCGTCCTCGGACCGGCGTTACCCCGTGCTCTACATGCACGACGGGCAGAACGTCTTCGCGCACCCTGAATCCTCCATCTACGACACCTGGTGTGCCAACGTGGCCCTGGACCGCCTGGTGGGCGAGGGCCGGCTGGAGCCGTGGATCATCGTCGCGGTGGACTCGACGCTCCACCGGCTCGCGGAGTACTCCCCCTGGGACGAGCCCCGCAGCCAGGTGGTGGCACGGGGCGGGGAATACGTCCGCTTCGCCGTCGAGACGCTCAAGCCGTACATCGACTCCCACTACAAGACGCGCCAGGGGCCCGAGTGGACCGCCGTCATGGGCTCGTCCTTGGGCGGGCTGATGGCGCTGCACCTGGGCTGGACGCACCCGGAGCTGTACGGCCGCATCGGCGGGATGTCCCCCTCGGTCATGTGGGGCTACGGCCGCATGTTCGAGCAGTGGAAGCGCCACACGCGCAAGTGGAGCCGCATCTACCTGGACGCCGGCGTCCACGAGAACATCGACCCGGTGGGCTACCAGATGCGCTACGGCGATGCGACGCGCGACTTCTACCTCCACCTCAAGCGCCTGGGGTACGCCGATCACGAGCTGTTCCTCGTGCTGGAA